From a single Collibacillus ludicampi genomic region:
- a CDS encoding DUF3311 domain-containing protein produces the protein MKNIKLLLLLPFIGVLLFLPAVNRVEPYVLGLPFLLFWIVFWMVLSSVILMIVYRLDPDNKGSDVE, from the coding sequence ATGAAAAATATTAAACTTTTACTTTTGTTGCCTTTTATAGGGGTATTACTTTTCTTGCCGGCTGTAAATAGGGTTGAACCTTATGTATTGGGACTGCCTTTTCTTCTTTTTTGGATTGTATTCTGGATGGTGTTATCTTCTGTTATTTTAATGATTGTTTACAGATTGGATCCTGATAATAAGGGGAGTGATGTGGAATGA
- a CDS encoding sodium:solute symporter family protein → MRVSLTIIFIFLALALYLGIRARKGKQMNLEQWTVGGRGFGTLFAFLLIAGEVYTTFTFLGGSGWAYSKGAAAYYVPTYIFLAYVLSYLYAPKIWKYSKENDIISHPDFFAKKYNSRPLGLLVAVVGSIALVPYIVIQLKGLGIIVSEASYGAISPVAASCLGAIVVAIYVMVSGIHGSAWTAVIKDFMILAVVVFIGIYIPVHYFGGVHSVFKAVQTVKPDLLTLPDKGLSYSWFISTVLLNTIGFYLFPHSFMVILTAKSEKTIRKNAITLPLYTLLLLFIFFIGFSAFVKIPGLKGASGDLALLKLSMQTFSPWVIGLIGGAGVLTALVPTSVMLMSGSAGLTQNLYRLVVPSATEKQLSIVSKFLIIVLSAIALYLTITGGEALAMLNIISYGLIIQLAPALFFSLKKNNFVNKYGALAGIITGELVALYLSIANVTMGTLLPNAPQWFKDINGGFIALMLNVIIMSVVSLITKKMTVEMEELHEVKNSSY, encoded by the coding sequence ATGAGAGTATCCTTAACAATTATATTTATCTTCTTAGCTCTGGCTTTATATTTAGGGATACGTGCAAGAAAAGGAAAACAAATGAATTTGGAGCAATGGACCGTAGGCGGACGAGGTTTTGGAACCTTATTTGCCTTTCTACTCATAGCCGGAGAGGTTTACACAACGTTTACGTTTCTCGGGGGAAGCGGATGGGCCTATTCAAAAGGGGCGGCTGCTTATTATGTTCCAACCTATATCTTTTTAGCTTATGTCTTATCCTATTTGTACGCGCCGAAAATTTGGAAATATTCTAAAGAAAATGATATTATTTCCCACCCGGACTTTTTTGCCAAGAAGTACAATAGCCGCCCCCTCGGCTTATTGGTTGCCGTTGTGGGAAGCATTGCGTTAGTTCCCTATATCGTTATTCAATTAAAAGGCTTAGGGATTATTGTTTCGGAAGCATCGTATGGAGCAATTTCTCCGGTTGCAGCCAGCTGTCTGGGTGCCATCGTTGTTGCCATTTATGTCATGGTATCGGGTATTCACGGATCGGCTTGGACAGCAGTGATTAAAGACTTTATGATTTTAGCGGTTGTTGTTTTTATCGGTATTTATATACCTGTCCATTACTTTGGCGGGGTTCATTCGGTATTTAAGGCCGTGCAAACCGTTAAACCAGATCTTTTAACACTACCGGATAAAGGCCTTAGTTATTCATGGTTTATCTCAACTGTACTTTTAAACACCATCGGATTTTACCTCTTTCCGCATTCTTTTATGGTCATTTTAACTGCCAAATCCGAAAAGACCATTCGAAAAAATGCGATCACTCTACCGTTATATACGTTGCTCTTGCTCTTTATATTTTTTATTGGCTTTTCCGCTTTCGTCAAGATACCTGGCCTGAAAGGGGCAAGTGGAGATCTTGCGCTGCTAAAACTCTCTATGCAAACGTTTAGTCCGTGGGTGATCGGACTGATCGGAGGAGCAGGGGTATTGACTGCTTTGGTACCCACTTCTGTTATGCTAATGTCCGGATCGGCAGGATTAACACAAAATTTATATAGATTAGTTGTTCCATCTGCCACAGAAAAGCAACTGTCAATTGTCTCAAAATTTTTAATTATCGTCCTCTCTGCCATTGCCCTTTATTTAACCATAACGGGGGGAGAAGCCCTTGCGATGCTGAACATCATTTCTTACGGATTAATTATCCAACTAGCCCCCGCTTTGTTTTTCAGTTTGAAGAAAAATAATTTTGTCAATAAATATGGGGCGCTTGCGGGAATCATCACGGGGGAGTTGGTCGCTTTATATCTTTCAATAGCCAATGTAACGATGGGTACGTTATTGCCGAATGCCCCCCAATGGTTCAAAGACATAAACGGTGGGTTCATCGCGTTAATGCTCAACGTAATCATCATGTCCGTAGTCAGCTTGATTACTAAAAAAATGACTGTTGAAATGGAAGAGTTGCATGAGGTGAAAAATAGTAGTTATTAG